A window of Numenius arquata chromosome 6, bNumArq3.hap1.1, whole genome shotgun sequence contains these coding sequences:
- the LIN7C gene encoding protein lin-7 homolog C — translation MAALSEPVRLERDICRAIELLEKLQRSGEVPPQKLQALQRVLQSEFCNAVREVYEHVYETVDISSSPEVRANATAKATVAAFAASEGHSHPRVVELPKTEEGLGFNIMGGKEQNSPIYISRIIPGGIADRHGGLKRGDQLLSVNGVSVEGEHHEKAVELLKAAQGKVKLVVRYTPKVLEEMESRFEKMRSAKRRQQN, via the exons ACATCTGCAGAGCAATCGAGTTGCTGGAAAAATTGCAGAGAAGTGGAGAAGTGCCACCACAAAAGCTACAGGCATTGCAAAGGGTGCTTCAAAGTGAATTCTGTAATGCTGTAAGGGAG GTGTATGAACATGTATATGAAACTGTGGATATCAGCAGTAGCCCAGAAGTTAGAGCTAATGCAACAGCAAAG GCCACTGTTGCTGCATTTGCTGCTAGCGAAGGTCATTCACATCCCAGAGTGGTTGAACTACCCAAAACCGAAGAAGGTCTTGGATTCAACATTATGGGAGGCAAAGAACAAAACTCTCCAATCTATATCTCTCGAATTATCCCTGGCGGTATAGCTGATAGACATGGAGGCCTGAAACGTGGAGACCAGCTGCTTTCTGTAAACGGAGTG AGCGTCGAAGGTGAACACCATGAAAAAGCAGTAGAACTGCTGAAGGCAGCTCAAGGAAAGGTTAAATTAGTTGTGCGATACACACCAAAGGTCCTGGAAGAAATGGAGTCAAGATTTGAAAAAATGAGATCAGCAAAACGCAGGCAGCAAAATTAA